Part of the Paenarthrobacter sp. JL.01a genome is shown below.
GGTCAAGAACCGACGTGTCTTCGGCAACGCGTACGGGATCTTCCAGTGGCAGCGTGATGATTCCGGTGCCGAGGTGGATCCGGGAAGTGCGGGCAGCGGCATAGGCGAGGAAGACCAACGGTGCAGGCAGGCCGCCCTCGGCTTCGTTGAAGTGGTGTTGCGCCACCCAGGCGGTATCGAAGCCTTCTGCCTCGGCAGTCTGTATCTGCTCAAAGGCGAGCCTGTAACGCTCGGCCGGTCCGGCGTCGTCGAGCAGTCGCGTAAAGAAGCCGATCCGCTTGGATCCTTGCAGGTGCTGGGTCATGGCCGTGCCTTTCGGTTGCCTGGGATCGCTTCTATCAATTCGCGGGTGTATGCATGCTGTGGATGGTCGAACACGTCGGTGACGGTTCCGGCCTCGACCTGCCGTCCGGCGCTCATCACTGACACGGTGTCGGCAATCTGGCGGACTACTGCCAGGTCATGGGTGATGAAGATGTACGTCAGATCCAGCTGCGCCTGGAGTTCTTCCAGGAGGGTGAGGATTTGGGACTGGACGGTGACATCGAGCGCCGAGACGGCCTCGTCCAGGATCAGGACCTCCGGGTTGAGCACAAGCGCCCTGGCAATCGCGACGCGCTGGCGCTGGCCTCCAGAGAGTTCACGCGGGTGCTTGGGCAACAGATTGGCGGGCAAGTGCACGCGATCAAGCAGGGCGCGGACGATCCTTTCCCGCTCCGGACGCGGAACGGGATCAAAGTTCAGGAGGGGCTCCTCGATGATCCGTTCGATGCTCTGGCGCGGATCCAAAGAAGTGAAGGGGTTTTGGTAGACCAACTGGACGTGTTTGCGGAACTGCCGCAGGCCTTTGGCATCCAGGCCTGCCAACTCGATCCCGCTGATGGTGATGCTGCCTGAAGTGGGGCGCTGGAATCCTGCGAGGGCACGGGCCGTGGTGGTCTTGCCTGATCCGGACTCACCCACAATGGCGTGCGTGCTGCCGCGGGGCACCTGGAAGCTCACGTCATCCACGGCCCGGAAGGACGGCTGGTTGCGCCCGGTTTCGAACTCCTGCACGAGGTTTGACACCGCAACAGTGACCTCGCGGCCAGGGGTAGGTACCGGGCGGGCCGCGGCCGGCGAAATGGACGGAGCATCAGCCAGCAATTGCCTCGTGTAGCTGCTGGCGGGATTGGCTAAAACCTGTGTGGTCGGGCCTTGTTCCTGGACCCTTCCGTCTTTGAGCACCACCAGTTGCTCTGCCCGGTCAGCGGCAACTCCGAGGTCGTGGGTGACGAAAAGGACCGCCGTTCCTGTCTCGGCACGGAGTTCGTCGATCAGGTCCAGGATACGGCGCTGCACGGTGACATCGAGTGCGCTGGTGGCCTCATCGGCGATAATCAGTTGCGGTTCCAAGGCAATGGCGGCGGCAATGAGTACTCGTTGTTTCATGCCACCCGAGAGTTCGTGGGCGTACTGACCTGCCCGGCGTTCCGGCTCCGGTATGCCTACCCGCTCCAGGAGTTCCAGGACGCGCCGCCTTCGTTCGGTCTTGGGCAGCTTGGTATGAAGCCGGAGCACCTCCTCGACCTGGGCTCCCACAGTGAGCACGGGGTTCAGCGAACTCGTCGGATCCTGTGGAATCAAGGCGATCTTGGCGCCGCGGATCGATTCGAGGCGCTTTTGCGACCAACCGGCAATGTCCGTGCCGTTGAGCAGGATGCTGCCACCGTCCACGCGTCCGTTGCCGGCCAGGAGGCCGATGACCGCCTGTGCTGTGGTGGACTTTCCGGAGCCTGATTCACCCACGAGCGCCAGGACCTCGCCGGGGGAGATCTGCAGGGAAACGTCGTGGACCACCCTGCGGTGCGTTCGGTGCTTGTCGGAGTAGGACACCGACAGGTTCCGCAGTTCCAAGACAGGCAACGGTGTGTTCTGCCCCGCTGCCGCGGCAGCCGTCTCTGTAAGGACGTCGCTCACGGTTGTACCTTTCGGATCGAGTGGCTGATGCGGTTGGCTGACAGGACCACGGCCACCACAACCAGGCCCGGGTAGGTGGTCAGCCACCAGGATGTGGCGACGTAGTTGCGGCCCTCGGCGATCAACAGCCCCCATTCAGGAGTGGGCGGCGGAGCGCCGTAGCCAAGGAAGCCAAGCGTGGAGATCGCCAGGATCGCACTGCCGAATTGCAGGGCAATGAGTGCAAGAACCGGGCCGGCCGAATTCGGCAGGATGTGGCGCCGCAATACTGAAGCGAAAGTGCCGCCGCTTCCGAAGGCCGCTTCCACGAAGTCGCTCCGGCGGACCCTCAGGACTTCGGATCGAGACAGCCGGGCGAAGCTGGCAATGGAACCCACGCCCACGGCTATCGCGGCATTCACCGTGCCGAAACCAAGAATGATGATGATGCTCAGCGAGAGCAGGAGGCTTGGGATGGACAGCAGCACATCCACCACCCGCATCACCACGTTGTCGGTTGCTCCACCCAGGGAACCTGCGAGCAGTCCCAGGAGGGTTCCCACCACGAGCCCCACCCCGACGGCCACAAGGGCACCTGTTACTGAGTTGATGGAACCGTGGATCATCCTCGACAAGAGGTCGCGGCCCAGTTCGTCCGTGCCGAGGAGGTACTCGCTGCTTGGTGGAAGGAGTTTGTCCCGTGCTTTGCCTGACGTGGGGTTGTGGCCGGTGAAGAGTCCCGGCGCGATGGTCCACAGAGCAACGATTCCCAGGACCAGCCAAGCCAGCAAGAGCCCTGGCTGGATCCGGGGAATTGCGAAGCGGCGATCCGGGCCCTTGGGCGGGACGTCCGGTTGCGTGGCTTGGACCACGGTTGCCTGGCTCATGTGAGCGCTCCTGTCTTTTGCTTGAGCCGGGGATCCAGGACGGGGTAGAGCAGATCCACGGCAAGGTTGACCAGCACAAAGGCAGCCGCGGCAAGAACCACAACGGCCTGCAATACTGCGGCGTCCTGGTTGTTGACGGCCTGCTGGGTCAACTGTCCGACGCCGTTGCGCCCGAATACCGTCTCCGTCACTACGGCGCCGCCGATGAGTTCGCCGAGGAGAACGCCGGCGATGGTCAAGGCCGGCAACACCGCGTTTCGGGCCACGTGATGGCTGAGGACCCAGGCGTTGCTGCCGCCGCGGGAACGGGCGACGGCGACAAATGGTTGGGTGCGCACGTCATCGATGCTGCGGATCAGCACTTGGGCCAGGGGAGCGGAGATCGGGACGGCGAGCGTCGCCACCGGAAGGATCAGCCCCAGGGCCTCGGGCGGGTTGATCACGGGAATGAGCTTGAGCCGGAAGGAGAAGACCTGGATCAGTACGATGCCAAGCCAAAACACCGGAACGGAGACCAGCAGTGACGGCAGGGACTCGATGGCGTTGCGCAGCCATGCGAAGGGAGCGAGGCTGGCGAGGAACGCGATGGCTGTCGCCAGGATGACAGCGGCCAGGAATCCCAGCCCGGCAAGTGCCAGGGTCGACGGTACGTTGGCTGCGAGTTGGTCCACAACGGGCACCCCGGCCTGCACTGAATAGCCGAGGTTCCCCGTGAGGAAGCCGGCGAGGGAATTCAGGTATTGCAGGAACAGTGGAGTGTCTGCCCCGTACGAATTCCGGATGTCGGCGATCTCTGCAGGGCTCAGGCCCATGTCGGGATTCTGGTACTTGATCAGGAGGGCGTCCCCGGGCAGCGCCTGCAACAGCACGAAGGCGATCGTAAACGCTGCCCAGAGGACCAGTACTGCCTGGCCGATACGGTTCAGGAGATAACGCTGCATGTCAGCCCTTGTTGAGCCAGACGCCGTACAGGCTCGGCCGGCCAACAGCTTCGAAGGACAGGCCGTGCAGGTAGGGAGCCGAAGCGAAGACCTGCGGTTCTTCGAAGATCGGGATCACCAGGGCCTGGTCGATGAGGTGGTTCTGGATGTCGGCTACGTCCTTGAGGCGCTGCTGCGGGTCAGTGCGGGCCGTTTCTGCTTCCAGGAGGGCATTGAGCCTTTCATCGACGAATCTCTTCACCTTCTGGCTGCTGCCACCCAACTGGAGCAGGGCGTCGCGGTTCTTCGGGTAGAACTGGCTCTTGATCACATCTGGATCAGCGCGACCCACCATGGCAACGGAAACAGGGGTCTCTTCAGGATCCAGGCTGTCAACGGTCTTGCTTCCGGAGTCACCGGCGAGGACATTGAGTTTCACGCCTACTTTTTGCCATTGCTGGGCCACGAGCTGCAACACGGCCTTGTTCTGCGGCTGTGGCAGGGACTCATAAATGGTCAAGGACAGTTGCGCTCCGTCCTTGGTCCGGATGCCATCGGCTCCGACCTTCCAGCCGGCCTCGTCCAGGAGTTGCTTGGCTTTGTCCTGGTCGTGGCGGAGCTTGTCCGAAAGGTCAACGTAGCCCTGGGCGTCCTTGGCCAGGACGGAGGTGGCCACGGGGTAGTTCTCCGAGAAGATCGTGTCTACCACTTCATGGGTGTCCGTAGCTTTCAGGAGTGCCTGCCGGACCCGCACATCTGAGACGAGCGCATTATCCGGACGGAAAACGATGCTGTCATTGACTCCGCGGGTGCCCGGAGCATGGATCGTAAAGTTCTGGCCTTCTACTTGCTTCTCGTCATAGGCCTGGACCTGGCGGATCAGGTCGCCCTGCCCGGCAAGAAGCGAGCCTGTGCGCACGCTGTCCTCAGGGGTCACGACGATCTTTACGGTGTCCAGGTAGGCCCGTCCCTGGTGCTTTGCTGTGGCTGGTCCCCAGTTGTAGTCCTTGCGGGCTTCCAGGACGAGCTCCTTGCCGAGCACTTCGCTGGCGACAGTGAACGGACCGCTGCCGATGATGTTGCGGGCATCGCCAAGTTCGTCGAACTTCCGGTCCAGTGTGCTGATGGAGACGATGCCGGAACCTATGGTGGCCGTGCCCTGCAGGAAGCCGGGCGAGGACTTCTTGAAGTGGAATCTGACGGTGAGCGGATCAACAACCTCACTGTGGTCATAGTTGTTGATGACTTCGGAGACGGGCTGGTTCAGGGCTTTGTTTCCCAGGCCGTAGGTGTCGAAGTTGCGTGCTACTGCTGCTGCGTCCACGGGCGTGCCGTCGGAGAAGGTGACGCCGCTGCGCAGCTTGAACGTGTACTGGGTCAATTCGGGGTTGCTGGTCCAGGACTCGGCGAGCCATGGCTCAATCTTGAGCGTCTCGGGATCCTGGAATGTCAGCTTGTCCGTAATCTGGTTCAGGATGCCGCCGTTGGGATAGAAGCCGCCCGATGGTGGATACAGGTTGGTGTGAGCCTGTTGCTCCAGGTAAACCAGCGTTCCACCGGTAACCGGCACGCCGCCGTCGGCTTGCTTCGCCGTTTCTGCGCCGCCGCACGCAGCCAGGATCGTGGCGAGCGCAAGCGCTGCCACGCCTGCCGAGACGGCGCGGACGGGTCTGGGGAAGATCATGGGGATGCCTCTTTCGGATGGAGTGGAGCCCGCGGCGCTGCGCGGAAAATGGTGATTGAAGGACGTCTGGACATCACTGTAGGAGGGTGCGAAAGCCTGTCCGAACCGGGCCGACATCAACGGTCACTCCAGTTCGCATGGCGAAAAAGCGCTTCACGCGCCGCAACAATCCGGCAGCTTTTGCCCTCGATTAGTTCCTTTCTGCCGCGGTGGCCGACCATGCTGACCAGGACCCGACGTACAGTGCCGCTTCGATCCCCAGCGTGGCGAGGGTAAGGACTTTGTGGGCGGCCAGGACGCCGGCGCCGCAATAAGTTCCGACGGCGGCTCCCGGAGTCAGTCCGGCCGCCTCGGCCTGCGCACGCAGCACCTCAGGGGGAAGCAGCAGCCCGTCCTCGTCCAAGGTGCTGCTGCTGGGAAGGCTGAGCGCTCCGGGAATGTGGGCTGGCGGGTCCCCGGGAGTCCCGACGAAATGTTCTCTTTCCCGGGCGTCAAGCAGGATGCCGCCGTGTGGAAAGGCCGCCGCTTCGTCGGTCGCGATGGTTGCAAGGTTGCCGCTCGCCGGGGACAGTCCGGCCTTCAGCGTTATTGATCCGGCCCCGGTGTCCGGTCGTTGTGTCGTGGTCGGCAAGCCCAGGCTCCGCCAATAGCCATAGCCACCGTCGAGGACCCTTACATTCACCAGTCCAGCCCACTTCAGGACCCACCAGGCCCTGGCCGCCGACAGTCCGTGCCGGTTGTCGTAGACCACCACCGCCGAGTCATTGTTGATCCCGTAGCTGCGCAGGGCGCACTGCAGAGCACCTGCTGACGGAAGGGGGAGTGCCCCATCCACTGCGGACCTGTGCGGTCCAGCGTCCGCGAGCACCGTGGGCAGGTGGACGTAGTGTGCCCCCGGCAAGTGGCCGGCGTCGTATTCTGCTTCCGGTTGGGCGAAGCCGGGTCTGAACCGGATGTCCAGCAGGACCGGCGCCGCTCCTTCGGCGAGCTGACGGGCCAGTTCGGCCGCTTCGATGAAATGAGCATTGCGTAGTTCATCCAGCTCCGTGTCGGGTATGGATGTGGCCTCTGAGCTCATGCCCGGGCTCCGGCTCCGACCGGACCTGTCACCGTCGTGCTTTCAACCGGTGTGGCGTCGTGGAGGTTCACAGGAACGGTGAGTCCCAGATGATCGCGCAGCGTGCTTCCCTGGTATGCCTCCCGGAACAAACCACGCGAGCGCAATTCAGGGATCACTCCTCGGGTGAAGTGTTCAAATTGCTCCCCGAGGAAAGGCGTGAGGATGTTGAAGCCGTCCACACCGCCTTCCTCATGCCAGGCCTGGAGGTAATCGGCTATATGTGCGGCAGTGCCGACCACCACGCTGTAAGGCACCAGGTGGTTGACAAGTATGTCCCGCCATCGCACGGGCCGGGCCGTGCCCGGTATCCTCCCTGAGCGCTGCCGTGTCAGGTCAAGCAGGTGCTCGCCGTGTTGGTTGAAGCGGGCAGCATCGTCAACGGTGACTTCCGCCTCGAGCTCGGCTTGGGCCAGCTCGAGCCCAATCGCTTCGCCCAGGACAGCCAAGCTTCGGGTGGCAGGGAATCCTTCCCTGTCGTCGTGCGGTCCCGGTGATACAGGCACCCGGGAGGCCAGGAAATCGTGAATCTCCCAGGCCTCTTCGAAGGTTGACCCAATGATGGGCAGTACGGGAGTGAGACTCTTGACGTGGTCTGGATTCCTGCCGTTCGCCGCGGCCTCCGTGCGGAGGGTCTTCGTCACGGCGGCTGCCTCTGCGATGCCCGGCAGCGCCAGCAAGGCCAAGTCAGCGCGTGTGTGGACAAGGTGCCGTGAGCGCTGGGACGTGCCGGCGTGGACCAGCGGAACATGCCCTTGGATGGGTCGGAGCACGTTCAAGGGACCGGCCACGGGATGGTGCGCGCCCCTGAAGTCAGCCCGGTGCAGTTTGGAGGGGTCCAGATAGTGCCCCGATTCCTGATTGGCGACCAAGGCGCCGTCGCCCCAGCTGTCCCATAGCAGCCTCAAAGCATCGATGAGTTCTTCGGCGGAGTCGTAGCGCTGTTCGTTGCCCCAGTGCGCATCCCGGCCGTGATTGGCAGCTGCCCGTGGTTCGGCCCCTGTCACAATGTTCAGGCCGAGGCGTCCACCGCTGAGTCTGTCGATGGAGGCACTGATGCGTGCCAGGGTGTAGGCATCGGAGTAGGTGGCGTTGACCGTGGCAATCAGGCCGATCCTGGAGGTGATCCCGGCCAGGAAACCGACCGCGCTCAGTGGTTCGATGCGGGCGGCCAGATAGGGATCCCTGAACTCCAGATCGGGTCCTGTAGCCAGCCAGTCGCCGAAGAAGATGTAGTCGAGGCCGGCTGCCTCGGCTTCCAATGCAGTGGCGCGGATTACCTCCGGATCGTCATGGGGATCGTGGTGGGCTCCCGGGTAGCGCCAGCCGCTGGGGTAGGCGCCGACGGCCCGAAACATGGCCCCGATGATGATGTGCTTGCGTTTGGTGGTTCCTGTGTCGTTGGCTTCGGAATGCGTGGAGTTGTTTGTCATGCGCCGAACTTAGGAGCTGTCCGGGCAGGGCTCCCAATGAGACTTCACATGCGTTAGTGCGGTGTCACGTCAGGTCACTGTGGTTCACTGCGGTTCACGAATTCGATGCAAAGTTCTGGCGCCGGCATTGTCCCGAGTGACGATCGACGCGCAGGATCTCCCAAACTCAAACAGGCTGTGCGTCGGGGTAGGCATGTGCGGCGCAGGAAGGACAGGAATTCACCGCCGAATGCGTGCATTCAAGGACGTGGTCCAGGAACGCCTTCGTGGCTTCGAGGCTTGAGATCTGTGTTTCGAGCCGCTCGCGATGGTCGGCCACGAGCACTGCACGGGCCGTGCCCGTGGTGCGCGAGAGGATTGTGATCTCAGCGAGGGACATACCCGCCGACTGGCAAAGCCGGAGCAGCCGCGCCTCTGCGACAGACTGGGCGTCGTATTCGCGGTGCCCGTTCGGCAACCGTTTCGGAATGACTGCTCCGACTTCTTCCCAATGTCGCAGGACATGGGTTGGAACGCCTATGATCCGGGCCGCATCGCCTATCCGCATATGGGCTCCCGTCTTGACTTCAGGTTGACCTGAGCCTCTAGCGTCTCACGCATGTATAACTTTCAGTCCAATAAAGGGATGGCCTTGTGGACGACGGAACGATCGATTGGCGGGATGGAGATCCGGCCAGTGAGGCAAACGATGATGGGCATGGCTGGACTTCTTGCAATGCCATTTCGGCAGGTATGGCCGCGCAGGCGCGACGACGGCGAGCTCAGCGGACTGGTCGACGCCGGCCTCCCTTCAGGAACGGTTACAGTGAGCGTGCAGCCATTGATCCAGCAGAGGCGAGAAGTTCCAGCGTTCGCCATCGCCGAAGGGGTATACCGCCCGCGGACACTTGAGAGTGTGTTGACGAGCTACGTGATCCGACATCGCGACGCGACAGTGCTTGTCGACCCAGCCCTTTGTGTCGACGCTGACCATCGAATCATGCCGGAGCTGCCTTGGATGCTCCGAGGAGCTGTGAGACCCATGGCCTCTGCGCTGTCCACGACATCGGCCCTGCACTGGGCGGGAATCACGCCGCGCGACATTGACTTCGCACTGGCCACTCATTTGCACTGGGACCACGTGAGCGGTCTGCTTGACCTGCCGGACCTCCCGCTGGCTGTGCATTCCGTCGAGCATGATTGGATCACTCACGGGAGGCAGGCACCGGCCGGTGGAGTGCGATCGGTGATGAGGGGGCGTCGCATAGACAGGTTCGACTTGGGGGTCCGCCAGTGTTGACGTTTGAGCATAGTCATGACCTCTTCGGCGACGGATCTGTGCTTCTGGTTGGCCTGCCGGGGCACACTCCGGGCAGCGTGGGCGTACTGCTGCGAACCCGGACTGGTCTCGTCCTCCTGGCGGGGGACGCGGCGTGGCACGGAACCCAGATTGAGCGGCTTCGCCAGAAGGCCCCCTTTCCAGGACTTCTTGTCGACGCGAATCGGACGGAGGCATTTCACACCTTGCATCGGCTGCACTCGATCAAGGACCGCGTGCTCATCATCCCCGCCCATGACCCGGGACATCATGCGAAGCTGGCACGCTAAACCGCGCCTAGTCTGTTTTGCAAGCGAGTGACCGTGAGCCTTGCCACCTTATTTTGAGTAGCTCAGAATAAGAAGTTAGACTTGAGTACAGGCCAGAGCAGCCCTTGACTACCGCACCGGTGAACACTCCCGGGCCGGCAGGGCGAGCGCCACAATCCGCATCCCTTCCGCTTGAGCGGTACTGGAGTCCCTAACTGGCCATGATCCTGAATCCCAAGGAGTATCAATGACTTTGCTTGTCGAACGCCCCGTAACCATCGAAACCACCCCTGAGAGCGTTACCGAGGTCGGTGCCGTCAACACCGAATCGCACGGTGGCAGCTACGTGACTCTGCCCGCGGGTAGCCCGCAGCCAGGTGCAGAGGGGTCCTATGTCACCATCCCGGGCAGCCGAAACCTGCCGGCTGTCGCCCGTGGCAGCTACGTGACGGTGGCCAATGCCGCCGTCGTTGCCAACCGGGCCGTTGAAGGACGCTACGTCACGCTTTCGACGGCAGCCTAGGGCCCTTGCTGCTGCTCAACTGACCCACTCTTGTTTGATCGCTAGGCTGGCAGTATGCGAAACGATTTCAGCCCTTCGGCCACGTCCGCCCGTGACTTCTACCGGCTTTTGACCGCAGTGGTGGTTCCCCGGCCGATCGCCTGGGTTTCGACCGTCTCTCCGGCAGGAACCGACAATGTTGCACCCCATTCCTTCTTCACCGTTGCGTCAACCAAACCGCCGATTGTGCAGTTCACGTCAGTGGGTGAGAAGGATTCGCTGCGCAACATCACCGGGTCGGGAGAATTCGTCATCAACCTCGCTCCGGCGACACTGTTGGAAGAGGTCAATGCCACTGGAACCAATTTCCCGCCGCAGGTCAGTGAGTTCGATGCCGTAGGGCTGACTCGTGAGCCGAGCCTGACCGTGGCAGTGCCGCGCGTCAAGGAATCGCCGGCGGTGCTTGAATGCCGGCTCCATTCCGTGCTGCCGATCGGGGACTCGACTGTGGTTTTTGGCGAGGTAACACATGCTGCCGTGAGTAGTGCTGTGCTCGATGGCAGTCACCCGCGGATCGACCTGCTTGAGCCACTGGCCAGGTTGGGGCTGGACG
Proteins encoded:
- a CDS encoding flavin reductase family protein, whose amino-acid sequence is MRNDFSPSATSARDFYRLLTAVVVPRPIAWVSTVSPAGTDNVAPHSFFTVASTKPPIVQFTSVGEKDSLRNITGSGEFVINLAPATLLEEVNATGTNFPPQVSEFDAVGLTREPSLTVAVPRVKESPAVLECRLHSVLPIGDSTVVFGEVTHAAVSSAVLDGSHPRIDLLEPLARLGLDEWGTLGAVRSRSRIRLGDWPGDFAPKG
- a CDS encoding NtaA/DmoA family FMN-dependent monooxygenase (This protein belongs to a clade of FMN-dependent monooxygenases, within a broader family of flavin-dependent oxidoreductases, the luciferase-like monooxygenase (LMM) family, some of whose members use coenzyme F420 rather than FMN.), translated to MTNNSTHSEANDTGTTKRKHIIIGAMFRAVGAYPSGWRYPGAHHDPHDDPEVIRATALEAEAAGLDYIFFGDWLATGPDLEFRDPYLAARIEPLSAVGFLAGITSRIGLIATVNATYSDAYTLARISASIDRLSGGRLGLNIVTGAEPRAAANHGRDAHWGNEQRYDSAEELIDALRLLWDSWGDGALVANQESGHYLDPSKLHRADFRGAHHPVAGPLNVLRPIQGHVPLVHAGTSQRSRHLVHTRADLALLALPGIAEAAAVTKTLRTEAAANGRNPDHVKSLTPVLPIIGSTFEEAWEIHDFLASRVPVSPGPHDDREGFPATRSLAVLGEAIGLELAQAELEAEVTVDDAARFNQHGEHLLDLTRQRSGRIPGTARPVRWRDILVNHLVPYSVVVGTAAHIADYLQAWHEEGGVDGFNILTPFLGEQFEHFTRGVIPELRSRGLFREAYQGSTLRDHLGLTVPVNLHDATPVESTTVTGPVGAGARA
- a CDS encoding TIGR04028 family ABC transporter substrate-binding protein gives rise to the protein MIFPRPVRAVSAGVAALALATILAACGGAETAKQADGGVPVTGGTLVYLEQQAHTNLYPPSGGFYPNGGILNQITDKLTFQDPETLKIEPWLAESWTSNPELTQYTFKLRSGVTFSDGTPVDAAAVARNFDTYGLGNKALNQPVSEVINNYDHSEVVDPLTVRFHFKKSSPGFLQGTATIGSGIVSISTLDRKFDELGDARNIIGSGPFTVASEVLGKELVLEARKDYNWGPATAKHQGRAYLDTVKIVVTPEDSVRTGSLLAGQGDLIRQVQAYDEKQVEGQNFTIHAPGTRGVNDSIVFRPDNALVSDVRVRQALLKATDTHEVVDTIFSENYPVATSVLAKDAQGYVDLSDKLRHDQDKAKQLLDEAGWKVGADGIRTKDGAQLSLTIYESLPQPQNKAVLQLVAQQWQKVGVKLNVLAGDSGSKTVDSLDPEETPVSVAMVGRADPDVIKSQFYPKNRDALLQLGGSSQKVKRFVDERLNALLEAETARTDPQQRLKDVADIQNHLIDQALVIPIFEEPQVFASAPYLHGLSFEAVGRPSLYGVWLNKG
- a CDS encoding sulfurtransferase, translated to MSSEATSIPDTELDELRNAHFIEAAELARQLAEGAAPVLLDIRFRPGFAQPEAEYDAGHLPGAHYVHLPTVLADAGPHRSAVDGALPLPSAGALQCALRSYGINNDSAVVVYDNRHGLSAARAWWVLKWAGLVNVRVLDGGYGYWRSLGLPTTTQRPDTGAGSITLKAGLSPASGNLATIATDEAAAFPHGGILLDAREREHFVGTPGDPPAHIPGALSLPSSSTLDEDGLLLPPEVLRAQAEAAGLTPGAAVGTYCGAGVLAAHKVLTLATLGIEAALYVGSWSAWSATAAERN
- a CDS encoding MBL fold metallo-hydrolase, with amino-acid sequence MPFRQVWPRRRDDGELSGLVDAGLPSGTVTVSVQPLIQQRREVPAFAIAEGVYRPRTLESVLTSYVIRHRDATVLVDPALCVDADHRIMPELPWMLRGAVRPMASALSTTSALHWAGITPRDIDFALATHLHWDHVSGLLDLPDLPLAVHSVEHDWITHGRQAPAGGVRSVMRGRRIDRFDLGVRQC
- a CDS encoding MerR family transcriptional regulator, giving the protein MRIGDAARIIGVPTHVLRHWEEVGAVIPKRLPNGHREYDAQSVAEARLLRLCQSAGMSLAEITILSRTTGTARAVLVADHRERLETQISSLEATKAFLDHVLECTHSAVNSCPSCAAHAYPDAQPV
- a CDS encoding ABC transporter permease; its protein translation is MSQATVVQATQPDVPPKGPDRRFAIPRIQPGLLLAWLVLGIVALWTIAPGLFTGHNPTSGKARDKLLPPSSEYLLGTDELGRDLLSRMIHGSINSVTGALVAVGVGLVVGTLLGLLAGSLGGATDNVVMRVVDVLLSIPSLLLSLSIIIILGFGTVNAAIAVGVGSIASFARLSRSEVLRVRRSDFVEAAFGSGGTFASVLRRHILPNSAGPVLALIALQFGSAILAISTLGFLGYGAPPPTPEWGLLIAEGRNYVATSWWLTTYPGLVVVAVVLSANRISHSIRKVQP
- a CDS encoding ABC transporter permease; the protein is MQRYLLNRIGQAVLVLWAAFTIAFVLLQALPGDALLIKYQNPDMGLSPAEIADIRNSYGADTPLFLQYLNSLAGFLTGNLGYSVQAGVPVVDQLAANVPSTLALAGLGFLAAVILATAIAFLASLAPFAWLRNAIESLPSLLVSVPVFWLGIVLIQVFSFRLKLIPVINPPEALGLILPVATLAVPISAPLAQVLIRSIDDVRTQPFVAVARSRGGSNAWVLSHHVARNAVLPALTIAGVLLGELIGGAVVTETVFGRNGVGQLTQQAVNNQDAAVLQAVVVLAAAAFVLVNLAVDLLYPVLDPRLKQKTGALT
- a CDS encoding dipeptide ABC transporter ATP-binding protein, with the protein product MSDVLTETAAAAAGQNTPLPVLELRNLSVSYSDKHRTHRRVVHDVSLQISPGEVLALVGESGSGKSTTAQAVIGLLAGNGRVDGGSILLNGTDIAGWSQKRLESIRGAKIALIPQDPTSSLNPVLTVGAQVEEVLRLHTKLPKTERRRRVLELLERVGIPEPERRAGQYAHELSGGMKQRVLIAAAIALEPQLIIADEATSALDVTVQRRILDLIDELRAETGTAVLFVTHDLGVAADRAEQLVVLKDGRVQEQGPTTQVLANPASSYTRQLLADAPSISPAAARPVPTPGREVTVAVSNLVQEFETGRNQPSFRAVDDVSFQVPRGSTHAIVGESGSGKTTTARALAGFQRPTSGSITISGIELAGLDAKGLRQFRKHVQLVYQNPFTSLDPRQSIERIIEEPLLNFDPVPRPERERIVRALLDRVHLPANLLPKHPRELSGGQRQRVAIARALVLNPEVLILDEAVSALDVTVQSQILTLLEELQAQLDLTYIFITHDLAVVRQIADTVSVMSAGRQVEAGTVTDVFDHPQHAYTRELIEAIPGNRKARP